The genomic region caaaataataaattggCAGATAAGCTCTTTTACAAAGATAATCAAATGCTGTCGTCCTAAACACAAGACGGCTCAGGAGAACATTTCCATCAAcggcatttatttttaaactctaAGAATATATAGCATGATGCACTCAACCAAATATGTTGGGATACAGCAGTGGCCCTCACTTGTAATGTAAAAGCTGGAGGACCTGCATGTCACAAACAGTGGTATCGTCCTCTGAGCAGCGAGACCAAATGAAATTTATACTTTCACAATGTTAGTTTTccagatatatttttatatatatacaaagcgtttaaagtttaaaaaatactttgaatTGCTCTGTAAAACACCCATGTCTCTGTCACATGCTCAAAACGTCTCGTTGCCCCGTGACATTCGCTGCAACTCCACATCTGGACAAACAGCAGCTCCAGATGTGGACTGGGCCCACATCTGGTCCGGGGTCAGTGTCGAGCAGTGACCAGTAGAGGGCATTAGACCCCTGTATCACTGTGGAGTGGTCCCTGCGTGCAACCAGCCTGACGTGTACAGTATCTGATGTCGGCTGGAGTTCGTCTTCGTCCGGATGCAGGATGAGTCAGATATCCTCCAGGTGGGAATTcggtcaaagctttatttatatttaacaacatCTGTAGGGGCGTCCTCGTGTGCACTTTAATGTTCAAGACGTCACAACTTTGTTTCTTCaacaaatatgtaaaaacaaaaaatcgaTTTGTCCCTCGTGATATTTTTGACCATCAATGGTTTACAAATATCAACAACATCCACTTACAGTGTTCTCATGTCAGAATTACTCTATACTGCAACTAATATCTCTTGTTTTGTAATACTATTATAACACTGCTTTGACATTGTGAGTTATGAAACTGGATTGATGATGTAAGAAATTCATAGAAGACAAGaatatatttattcacattGACCTTTAAGAAAAAAGGTACGCAGTCCGCTTACTTTGATGAATTACGTGTGTATAAAACTATGTGGATCCTCAGTCTCTGTGATCAGTGCTTTACATTGTACATTTCCAAGTGCATACAAATTTCCCGCAGCACTGCAGCATCTTCGTGTTTTACTGCAgctcctcgctctctccctgcctcgctctgcctcgcCTGCATCTCCTCTGTCGCTCAACCTCACCTCTACAGTCCTTTGTCTCGTTCTCCTTCGTGTAATTCTGAATTACTCGATTTATTCATCGCCCTTTTCTGTAAAATCTTCCTTTTCAATCTGTGCAATCTCCTTTTTCTTCACGTTGTTCTACAGCTacattttctctcctcctcgccTCACATGATCCAAACTCAGTGTTTAGTCTGTTCCACGTCTAAATGTACAGCATACATGAATATGAGGAGTCTGTGTCTCTCCTTACCTCCACAGTGCGCCCCCCTTCCTAACAGGGGGAGGCACTCATCTGCATGTGTGCGTGATAGTGAGGAGGAGGCACAGGTGATGGGGGCATGGGAAGGCCCTGACCCTGGGGATGTGAGGAGTGTGACCTGGGCagcgtgtgtgtggaggggtaACCGGCAGACTGAGGGTAGctccctgcagaggaggagcCGGAGGGGGGGCTTCCCATGGCGCCTGGCTGAAGTTTGTTCTTGGTCGGAACCGGTGGCGCCTGGTTGAGCTGGATGGAGATGTCACTGGAGGCCTCGGAGGTGCTGCGTCCGCGCTTCGGGGGAGGCCAGGAGGATTCTGGGTGGAGGAACTGGCCACTGTAGTCACTGCTGTCGGACAGGCGGGGATGGTAGAGCGCCGGGTGGGGGCGGTACATCTCCTCCTCGGCGTAACGCTTCATAAACAGGTAGACTGACAGCACCCCGGCCCCCTGATGAATAAATCAGTGAGAGATAAGGGAGGATTTAGTCCCATGAGCTGATCTCATCTGTTTACAAGTGACGGGGATTTAATTAGATGAAAAGTGACATGAAATAAAGAGGGATGAAGAAGGCGTGCACTGTTTCTCTGCAAGGATTCAAGATGGAGTGAGTTGCTTAAAGCTGAAATTCAActgtgtaaaaaagaaaagagcaaagGAAGGAAACAGGAGTGTGGAGGAAAGATGGGAGCGGGGccagaggaggggaggatgTTGGTTTGTGTTGAGCCGTCCACTGCATTGCATTAAGAGCAGcactgctgatgatgatgggtaagaggctgatggaggaggagagaggggaggtgggaggaggagcagagcactCACATGACACTGCATCAAGCAGGGCTGCGCACGTGAGGCTGCACgcagacacacgcacaaaccCTGCAGTTTTGCATCATAACCGCTCACACTTAATATCCCTGCACTCCAGGAAACATCTCCCAGGCAGCGGAAATGATCATATGCTCCACGTGTGCAGCatattccacacaaacacacctcctcctcctcctcttcctccatgtttttctctctcacacacacatgcccggACTGACCTCTTtgagcaggaaggaggaggcAGCGAAGGCGAAGGACCAGCCGTAGTAGTAATTGAAGAACTGCTCGGGCTCTCTGGGCCGGTTCATCACCTCGTCGTTAATGCTGGAGATGTAGAGCACCAGGCCCACCACCAGACTCAGGCCTGCACGAagcacattaacattaacatcagagagagagacagatgaaagAGGGAGTGAGAAGGTCATTATATAGTGATCAGCAGTGTGGTGAGGgtttcagagacagagagagagagagagatgggatgTGTAGTAATCCCACCGAGCAATCAGCCTCTCAAATGTTAACATTAataaagagatgagaggaggaccagggagacagtgtgtgtttgggtcTGTAGCACAACGACAAATAGAGAGAGAACGATGATCGCTTCCAGAAATGGAAAACCTTTATTTGAGTTTGACCTCATAATGTAGAAGCAGAACACTGAACGATCATTAATGTAATATGGTTACCCAGGGGTTAGGGATGACATCATGTTACAGAAGAAGTTTTTAAAAACTATAATATCTACAATATTCTGGAGAAGAATAATTGTAAAGCATGCTTGGATGACCTTATGACATGTTTCTAATGTTGAGCTGCCTCTTGTTCTCTTCTCCTCACAGCCAACCCCCAGTCTGATGCAAAATTATATTCagacacttttcttttctcattatACATTTTTAGGGAAACATAATTTCCACCCTGATTTTGTTCATTGTAAAAAGTGTAACCTATTCAATCATGGGATGGTTGGCATGTTGTTAACTTTAGGTGACAATgtgtaaatgtataaaattaAACATATACCACATCCTGTGTTTCTGCTACTTTTGACTTCTTTGGATCAAACCATAACCCCCAATCACAATCTTTAACTAATGTTAAATGAGGAAGAAACCTTtccatacaaatataaaaaagactTCCCTGGATGATGTTTTGCAGGATATTGAAAGGCAAACAAATTccatgaggacattttgtcagTTAATGTAATGCAATTTCTAAATtaacatttactgtatttatacaGATTAGTTTAAATACATGTTGTTCATATAATGAtacacattttaacatttgcaAACTGACTTTTAATCAAATCCTCATTGATAATTTTCTGAATATATTGATGACTAAACTAATTGAAGTAGCCTGTTTCCTTTAAAACATATCATAGACATCCTTtgagtttttaatttaaatataaatatcccaATACCCATTTGCATTCAATCTACTTGTCACCttttaatgtgatatttttaaaactttataaTTTGGTTCATCCTAATAAAACCTTAGCATAACAAAGATATATTAAAGTGGAGTAAAAGGAAGTAAAATGTGAACATGGCTTGACACAGTTGGTAGGACCATTTAGTAAGAACCACCTGCAGTGTTCCCTGTATAATTCAGTGTGTTTATGTACTCAGCATAGTAATTATATGAAAAACCAGAAAAGGCTTTTCACCCAAAACCAAAACATGCAACATTAAACCCCCTTCCTCTTTGAGAAACCCTCACATGCTCTATAAGCTGCTTCCAAATGTTAAATGCATGAGAAACAACATATGGGCAACATCGAAGAATCAATATTCAAAGAAAGCTTCATGCTGTAAGCAGCAAATAAGAGTATTTTTAGCTTTCACTGGAATATTCAAGTGTACCACAAGGCTGTCAACGGTTATGTCCTCGTCTTGAAGGGTCGGTTTAAGAGGTTGTGTTGTCGATTTAACATAGAAAAGCACGCGAAATGCAGAAACCATGCTGCTGTCAATCCTGCGGAGGATGTACATCTTCCTCTGAATAAGTAACACCAGGAAACCGAGGGGGCGAAGACATGAACGAGACCACTGCGGGCAAATgagagaagaagggaaaaaaGTGTGAGAcaaaaaagagggagaagaatgtaaaataaatgaagtgTCTGCAGGAGCACGTGcgagaagatgtgtgtgtgtgcggtgtgttTGCCAGAGGAGCTGAGAAACCAAAAGTCACAAGAAGACATCAGCCTCTAACCGCGCGTGAACAGCTGCGGCTCCATGCTGCGTGTTTTGCGGCCTGTCCAATTAACCAGAACACCACAAAGCCAAACTACAGTGTTCATCAGACCTCTGTGGTGCCAACAGAATAAGGTTCACATTGCTCAGGAGTCCACAGACACCACCACAGAGCTCCACAGCAAGAAACTACTCTGAGTGAAGGGGTGAGCAGGAaatgagaggggagagagaagggagagagagaggtggtggtgggggggggggggaaattgaGAGGCTGCATGAATGAGGGTGGTGGGGGTGAGCGAGGGGCGAGTaagggaggcaggaggaaggaagTGTTTAGCGAGAGAGGCTTAGTGCGGCAGAATATTCAACCGCTGAAAAGCAATTTGACTCGCCTGCCCCTCATTATCACCCTATTATGAAAATACCTCATAAAGTGAAACACTGCGACACTCGAAGCGCGGCCCGTGAACATTGCATAACCCGGGTTACATAACACCTATTATTCCGCTGCACCCTTTATCAGCGAGTTGCTGCTGTGGCAAGTCGGAGCTCCGCAGCGCTGCCTCCTTCTCAAACAAGTCGAGTGAGGCAGCTTTCCCCCCGAACAGGAGCTCCACCGAGGCTCCTGACGCTTCTGCTCTCTGCACACCGGGCACGCGAAGTGGGAGCGTTACAGCCACCTGCTGTCCAACAAGGTTAATTACACTAATCCAGAGAATCCAGCGACACAGAGAAGAAACGCCTCCTgagtatttatttccacatttttcaCACGTGTGGTGCCATATTGATTCTTGTGCCATTATTAGCTCCAcaagggaggttatgtttccatctGCTTGCGGGTAAGGGGGTAGCGAGGCTCATCCACTAATCAGAGGGTCGGAAGTTCGATCCCAGACTCCCCCATTCAGCATGTctaagtgcccttgagcaagatactgaaccccaaaccTTGACAGTGTGTGATtgatgaagagaaaagaaaaaaagaaagtgaagttggggaatgtgtgtatgtatgaacGTGTGAATGCACTGTAAAGCATTTAGACTAGAAACGTGTTGCAGACCATTCCCTATGTGCCCCTGTCAAGCaagattataaaaaaacaaccaggaGGATTTCCACGAACCCTGGTGGGTGGATGCTGAATGGGTCAGCGAAGGACCATTACAGTTTGGTGTGGATGAGAACCAGGGGATGCATCTCTAATATTACGAGACTTCCACACCTTCagtgttttcccagggaataattcatagggactgatatttataagcGTGTGAAATCTGGAGcagagactgttgggcctcggcggAAGTTTATGCTCTACTTAGTGCTACTCCAGATGCTAATGGGAATCTGAGGAAGTCAGTTTCAGTTCAAAGTCGTGCAAAGTCAAGGATCAGAAAATTCTCACCCTGCAGGTGTCGTGAAAACTAATCTCCTCATCTCTCCTGATAACAGTGTGCACATCTGcatcagacacaaacaacagtgCCGTGATGGAGCGTCTGCACGTGTGACACGGGACACACCAGGCAGCGGTAATTGGTCCCAGAGTCGGGGAGCGGTGACGGCGGGACATGAGTAATGAGTCCCAcctgagaggatgaagaagatgcCGGAGACAAAGGCCAGGATGGTGCGCTGAGGCCGGATGTGTCCGATGTTGCTGATGACGAAGGCGGTGAAGACGAAGAGCAGCGACACCATCGGAAAGGGTGTGGCCGTACGCACCATCTCTGTAGAGAGACAGAGGTCACAGTGTTAAACAGAGCTGACAGGTTGTGTCCTTTTCCTGCTAgaaattatcatttttataaCATCTATATGTTATGTGCTCACAGCTATGCTGCAATGTTCCTCTAAAAGGGGATGGAAAAGAGTTTGTTTCtttatgttaaattaaaaaaaactttgttgGGTGTGCTTCAACAAAGgtcctttaaaaagaaaaaacagcatcTTCCAGCTGGAGAAACTGCAACTGCATAATTGTGAcaatatttatttccaaaaactgATTTTAgacaattaatcaattatcCAAAGAGGTTCAAATAAATGTTCTGTTGATCATCAATCAACTTATCATTGCAGCTCTACTAAAATGATGCTCAAATTCTAGTAGCCACAGTCAATCAGCAGGGGGACTCCGGGGGTTGTCACAGTGGATGatgtgtgatgtcactgttGTTCCCTGTTTGACTCACTGAGGATGTTCGCTGTGTTCTCAGTGGTTATCTCTATATCGGGTTCGGTGAAATACTCTGACGCTACGCATCTCCCATTTTCTGCTCCTgtgaggaaacacacagagagaaacaaaagtCAAAGTCAGTGATGCatgaggaaacaaaacaaaaccaaaaaagcTCGTAGGTAACAATCCTATTTTCTGACAGCTGTGATTCCAGAAgccagcagctcacacacacacacacacacacacacacatggcagcactttgtgattgtgtgtcagaAAGAGCAGGGGTCTTTCAATTTTTGAATATTCAAACATGTGGATTCCTACCGGCCACGAAGCAAACCCTCCAGAGGCCTGAGTGCAGCGCCATCTTCACCTCCATGCTCTGGttctgctgcaggatgatgcCCTCCACCATGATCAGCCAGTAGTCGGTGGACACGGCCAcccccaccagcagcagcccgCAGGCTCCGAACACTGTGGACAGGATGGTCAACGCACGGCTGCTGCACGAACTCATCTGGGGGGGGCAGAGCGAGGGAGCGTTAGAGGAAAAGAGCGGAATGCACATGAAACCTGCAGAGATACAAAAATATGTAGGTAAATCTGAAAGAGGTCATGGgtgtgggggtggagggggtggagggggtgaCGAGGTGCACGGAGAGAAACATGTGATGTGCACGCGTGCAAACTGCCACTGGCTGTTTCCCTGTCTTGCCTCGTTATTGCAAAAGATGAGTTAATGACACATCCACCGGCAGCCAATCGTGTTAAAGGTCAGAAAGGAGCCAACGCAACAGATGATGACTTAAACCAGTGGAGTTATGGGGAAAGACTTgaataagaaacacacacacacacacacacacacacacacacacacacacacacacacacacacacacacacacacagacaagcagaGTCACATTGACTTAACTTGAtttccctaaccttaaccatagttaCTCATTGCCTTAACCTAACACCCATCCTAATCTTAACCTAATCTATTACTTTAAAACTATGTCTTAACCTCAAAATATAATGATTTACATTAGGGTGGACTTTTGTCCTCATAAGAAAGACAAGTCCTCATAATGTGACAGATTTAGGTCccaacaacatgagtaatacctgggccactcacacacacacacacacacacacacacacagacacacacacacacacacacacacacacacacacacacacacacacacacacacacacacacacagatcacgaGGGGAAGGAGAGGTCCTGAATGACTCACACATGGTCTTTCTGTGACTTAGTTCTGGTTGACAGAGGAAGACCTCACTGCAGAGCTTCTGAGTGTGCTGTCTGTATGAATCTGTGCATTTGTATGcaagtgttttttgtgtttctgtgtgtgtatatgtatgtttgtgtgtgtgtgtgtgtaattgctCAGCCACTAGCCTCTTGCTTCATTTGTTCAGCAGCGTCATCTTGACAAGTCAGGGGGAGTAAATGCACGTGGGAAACTCTGAGCTGGGTTAGTATTTACTTTAACCAGCCTCATTGTGTTGAGTTTTCTTGTACATCCTGTGTTATCATGGGACGGTGGGAGGATCATCAGTGTAATTCAACCGACCTCTTATATTCCACTGTGAGAAGTTCACCTTTGAGTATAACAGGCTCTCTTCTGTGCTTTCCCACATATAACCCAgtgttttaaactttgtttcatATAATTACTTGAAAATGTTCCCATGTTTATAAACACACTACTATACCTTTCACAGCTTGAGCTCTGCCCATACTGACTTGATAGCATCTGTCACTTGCTGCAGATATTATTTTTGTCTCTACACACATGCTGGGACTTTCACACTGTATCTCACAGACACTCAAGTTCATTAAGTCACATGAAATTGAGTGTGATACAGGAGTAACTGACCGGGGAACACAGGTACGGCCGTGAAGAGCGATGATGAATGCTCCTGCTTGGCAACAAAGAGCCGGTATTCAAGACTCATTCACAACTACAACGAGCATCACTCACATCCACTGCTGGCTACAGCCTGAGGCATGAACCTTCTGAATCTTACAGAAATAACTGATACTTCAAGTATTCACCTCTACGTTGTGCATTAACAAACActgtatttaattaaataaattctgAGAATTTATCAGTCACCCTCAACAAAAAAGAAGTAATAAAACATAATGAGCACTTTATCCCCCCTCTGTTCCTCCTTTGTTTGAAAAGCCATTGAGCCTTTCAGGAGCCGAGTTATAATAGAAACGATAATTGTCGAGGGTAATAAACTCTTAAAGATTAAACTTGGCCTCATCTTATCTGAACAGACGCTGCTCAAGATGTGACCGTTatagaagtaacttgagtttcTGTGCAGCCATAGGGACGAATAGAACTGTTTTGGTGGTAAAAGGTTTCAGAGAGAAAGCCTCTTTGGACATTTTAAGGCTGAAAGAAACTGACGATGAACGGCGTGAGTTGCTGATGGGACGCATAGAAGTAAGGGGATAACTATAAGCAaccatcaaatatttaaaatcaatttaaataaaaaatacaggagGTTAACATGGCATCAATGAAATCAACTTCTGAGACAAAACAGCAAAACAGTTTTAGTTGAATTTTTACAAACCAACGGACTTATTTCAAATAATTAATAGACTATCATGTCCATTTAATAGCATTAGTTGAGGTTTATTTTATAAAtcacaaacaaatatttcagtGCAAATGTAAAGTTTGAAAAGGAGCACAATAACTGTAATTTGAAAGCTTTCATGCCATAAtcacattaattaaaaaaaacattatttctaTCTTGTGTAGTAAAGATGTGAATCTATTTCTCAGAAGAGAAAGTACGTGCGATGACATCTGATTCGAAAAGGTGACTATTAATAGACAAGACTTAAATGAGAGCCACTCAGGAGTCAGGCAAAGGTCACCCATGTATGCCATATAAGTTGCTGTACACTCGTTTTATTCTGTGAAGCTTAGATCTTTATGGAAATTCTGTGCGTCCCGTCAgcttcattcattttttatcatttttttcttctttaatcaGCAGTCTTGAATCGTTCAGCAGGCCCAACAGTGTCTGGTACTGCTGCTGACTCTCGGGACGGGTGGACAAGAAGGAGTGAGGTCAGAGGATGGGGGAAAAAGAAAGATTGAGAGTTTGAGCCTGAGTGAACGAGAGAGTTTGAAGTGAAGTCTCTGTTAAACAGTGAAGGGGGGGAAGACGGAAAGATGACAGAGGAGCGGAGAGGAACGTGAAACACCTCCCAGCATCTGAGAGAATGTGCCAAAGTGGTCAGGAATGAGTGTGAAATCAATTGGAGCTGCAACACTGCAAAAAGAATATGAGTGGACGTGCCTGAGTGGCTCCTTCCGAGtctttcagcaccacggacagctccCTCATCCCTCCCACAGAAAACCAGCACCCTGATGGTTTCTAATGGATGTAGAGATAATATAAAGAAGAGCTGGGACAAGTTCACCTCCTGTCTCCCCATGTTTTGTGCTCACATCGCTGGAGGAATAGCCATTGTCGACTTGAGAttgagtgaaaagaaaaatcagtTTCCCCCTGTTAGATTTGTGATAACAATCCTATTCTGGAGCAGCGAGACAGGCCCCTCAGCTCCCTCACCCAGAAAGTAATGAGCCCAATTGAATTGGTTAGATATGAGCCACAAGGGGGACAAAGGGTTTAATTCTCTGCACAGACTGACATCACCTCCAAGTCTATCAGGgaagagagacactgagaaagagagggagtgacGGATGAGCTGCTGGAAATATCCAGTCAGGGAAAACAGCAGAAAAGAGGACAGGGTGGAAACTGGCAGGAGGACAGGGAGCAGATTGAGTCAGAGAAAAGACCTTGGCCCAAAAAATGCAAGGAGTACCCAGCAGCGTGGACGAGCATCACGGGGACGCGCCCACACTTGCGCTAAACTAACCAACCTTGACTGTGCAGCGTCTGAAGATgtgagaccagagagagagagaaagagaaagagaaagagagagagagagagagtgagagagagagagagagagagagagagagagagagggagagagagagagagatgccaTG from Pleuronectes platessa chromosome 10, fPlePla1.1, whole genome shotgun sequence harbors:
- the cacng7b gene encoding voltage-dependent calcium channel gamma-7 subunit isoform X1 → MSSCSSRALTILSTVFGACGLLLVGVAVSTDYWLIMVEGIILQQNQSMEVKMALHSGLWRVCFVAGAENGRCVASEYFTEPDIEITTENTANILKMVRTATPFPMVSLLFVFTAFVISNIGHIRPQRTILAFVSGIFFILSGLSLVVGLVLYISSINDEVMNRPREPEQFFNYYYGWSFAFAASSFLLKEGAGVLSVYLFMKRYAEEEMYRPHPALYHPRLSDSSDYSGQFLHPESSWPPPKRGRSTSEASSDISIQLNQAPPVPTKNKLQPGAMGSPPSGSSSAGSYPQSAGYPSTHTLPRSHSSHPQGQGLPMPPSPVPPPHYHAHMQMSASPC
- the cacng7b gene encoding voltage-dependent calcium channel gamma-7 subunit isoform X2, which encodes MSSCSSRALTILSTVFGACGLLLVGVAVSTDYWLIMVEGIILQQNQSMEVKMALHSGLWRVCFVAGAENGRCVASEYFTEPDIEITTENTANILKMVRTATPFPMVSLLFVFTAFVISNIGHIRPQRTILAFVSGIFFILSGLSLVVGLVLYISSINDEVMNRPREPEQFFNYYYGWSFAFAASSFLLKEGAGVLSVYLFMKRYAEEEMYRPHPALYHPRLSDSSDYSGQFLHPESSWPPPKRGRSTSEASSDISIQLNQAPPGLPMPPSPVPPPHYHAHMQMSASPC